A single genomic interval of Rhizobium leguminosarum bv. trifolii WSM1325 harbors:
- a CDS encoding ABC transporter related (PFAM: ABC transporter related~SMART: AAA ATPase~KEGG: rec:RHECIAT_CH0001697 probable lipoprotein ABC transporter, ATP-binding protein), whose product MKRNVVLKLTGVERHYGQGDTLLSILKGADFSISKGETVALVAPSGTGKSTLLHIAGLLEHPDGGEVNINGHACDGLSDEKRTAIRRSEIGFVYQFHHLLPEFSALENIMMPQLIAGLSWKEAGERAGQLLDYMRIGHRGSHRPGELSGGEQQRVAIARAVANAPTLLLADEPTGNLDPETASYVFEALEALVRQSGLAALIATHNHELARRMDRRVTISDGKIVDF is encoded by the coding sequence ATGAAACGCAACGTCGTTCTCAAGCTTACCGGCGTCGAGCGCCATTACGGGCAGGGCGATACGCTGCTCTCGATCCTGAAGGGCGCAGATTTTTCGATATCGAAAGGGGAGACTGTCGCTCTCGTCGCCCCTTCCGGCACCGGCAAGTCGACACTGCTGCATATCGCCGGCCTGCTGGAGCATCCGGACGGCGGTGAAGTCAACATCAACGGCCATGCCTGCGACGGCTTGAGCGATGAGAAACGCACCGCCATCCGCCGCAGCGAAATCGGCTTCGTCTACCAGTTCCACCACCTGCTGCCGGAATTTTCGGCACTCGAAAATATCATGATGCCGCAGCTGATCGCCGGGCTTTCCTGGAAGGAAGCCGGAGAGCGGGCCGGCCAGCTTCTCGACTACATGCGCATCGGCCATCGTGGCTCGCATCGCCCCGGCGAGCTTTCCGGCGGCGAGCAGCAGCGCGTTGCGATTGCCCGTGCCGTCGCCAATGCGCCGACCCTGCTTCTTGCCGACGAGCCGACCGGCAATCTCGACCCGGAAACGGCAAGCTACGTGTTCGAGGCGCTGGAAGCGCTGGTGCGCCAGTCGGGCCTTGCTGCCCTTATCGCTACCCATAACCACGAGCTCGCCCGCCGCATGGATCGGCGTGTGACGATCTCT